GTGAAACTTCGTTTAATTAAAGATAAACTCAAATGGTGGAATTTGACGGTGTTTGGTATATATGACTTGGAGGTGGAGGAAGGAGTTAAAGATTTGAATGAGGAGGATGATCTTGATAACTTGAGTGAGGAGTTGAAGGCTATTAAAAGTAAGGCTAGTAGTAGAATTTGGTTGAATCTCAAAATCAAGGAGAATATGTTAATTCAAAAATCTAGATTAAAGTGGCTCAATGATGGGGATTCGAACAGTAAATATTTTCATAGAGTGATGAAAGAAAGGAGGAGAAGGAATCATATTAGTTCAATTACCACTAGCAACGGTATTGTCAAGAAGGTGGAGGAAGTTAAGCAAGAGGGGAGAAATCATTTTCTTGGGAAATTTAAGGAGAATTGCTCTAGTAGACCGATTATGGAAGATGTTTCGTTCAATTCGTTGAGCTTTGAAGATAGTGTCTCTCTTGGGGCTCCTTTTTCCGAGGAGGAAATAAGAGAAGCGTTGTGGAATTGTGATGGTTTGAAAAGTCGGGGCCGGATGGGTTCTCTATCCTTTTCGTGAAAAAGTGTTGGACTTTCATAAAAGAGGATTTCCTTTTGTGTTTCAAGGATCTTCATTCGGGTTCTCTTTTATCCAAGGCTATTACCTCTTCTTTCCTTTCTTTGATCCCTAAGTCTTCTAATCCTTTAGGATTGGACGACTATAGGACTATTTGTTTGATGGGGTGCATTTATAATGTTATCTCTAAAGTTTTGGCCGGGAGAATTAAAAGAGTGTTGTCACCTATTATTTCTCAATGCCAAAGCACTTTTGTTCCGGGTCTTCAATTGCTCGATGGGGTTCTTTTTGCTAATGAGTTGGTTGATTTCTCGTCTAAGGAATGGAGGGAGTGTCTCCTCTTCAAAGTGGACTTCGAAAAAGCCTTTGACAAGGTTAGTTGGAATTTTATTAGATTCATGTAGAGAAAGATGGGTTTTAGGGAGTtgtggatgaagtggatggaggcACTTATTTTCTCTAGCAAAATGTCGATTTTAGTTAACGGTAGTCCTACAAAGGAGTTTGTGGTGGAAAGAGGTTATGTCAAGGGGATCCattatctccttttctttttgtgattgTGGCAGAAGGATTGAAAATTTTGGTGAACAAGGCGGTGGAAAATGGGGATTTTGTAGGATGCAACATGAAAGGTAATTGTTTTGTGGACGttctccaatttgcggacgatACCTTAATAGTGGGAGATGGGAGTTGGAGGCATTTGTGGGCTATCAAATTGGTGTTGAATGGTTTTGAGCTTGTTTCGGGTCTTGGTATCAATTTCAACAAGAGCAAGCTCATTGGTATCAATATTAATCCTCATTTTATGGAGGTGGCTACTTCTTGTCTTTCTTGTAAGTTGGAATCGAAAGAGTTATCTTTTCTTGTAATTCGTATTGGCTCTAATCCTAGAAGGATAAATTTTTGGAAACCCGTGGTGGAGATGTTTAGAAAGAGGTTGTGTTCGTGGAAAGGGAGATGACTTAGTTTTGGGGGAAGAATTACTCTTTTAAAGTCGGTGTTGAGAAGGTTACCTATTTTTATCCTTTCTTTCTATTTGGCTCTGAAGAAGGTTATTTGGGAGATTAATAAACTTCAAAGCAATTTTCTTTTGGGGGGGGGGTTGTGGAGGAGAAAAGGGGTATTCATTGGGTTAAGTGGAAAGATGTGTGTTTTCTGGTGGATAAAGGTGGGCTTGGATTGAGAAGTTTGGAAGATTTCAATTTGGCTCTCCTTCTCAAATGGAAGTCGAGAATTTTAGTGGCTTCCAATTCTCTCTGGTATACGATGTTGAGAGCGAGATATGGGGATGTTAAGCTCCAGGTGGTTATTGAAGGAGGTAGGTGTGATATGTATAGTTCTAAATCGGTTTGGTGGGCGGACGTTATTTCTTAGAAGAAGAGACTTCTGGTGAAtttttttgtgaataattttttttttcgtaCAGGTGATGGTTATACTACTTCTTTTTGGCATGCTCATTGGATGGAGGAGGGCATTATTAAGAATCTTTTTCCGTCATTGTTTGAGATTTCTTTTTTACATGATGTATCCATAGCCGGAACGGGGGGTTAGTTGGACGGTGTTTGGCGATGGAACGATTTGGGGATACCCATGCTGCTCGGGCCGGACGCTGTTATAGCAGCAGCGGCGCTGCTTGGTCTTTTGCAGCAAAATCAGCCCTTGGTTGCTGGCAGCATGCGCGACAGCATGTTGTGGCGGCCTTCGGGCGATAAAATTTTCTCTGTTTCCTCCTGTTTTGCGTCCATTTGCGTccattagggtttagggtttaggtccCTTGTAAAGTCAAAGCATTTGGTTGGAAATGTTTCAAGAGTAGGATTCCTACAAAGGATTTATTAGCTTTACGAGGTATTCTTCCTCTTTCATCTaatatttcttgtgttttttgtaGTGAATCCGATGAATCCCCGATTCATTCTCTTTTGTTGTGCCGTTATGCGGTTGAAGTTTGGAAGGATTTGACTTTTTtcttttggtatgcctttttctTTAGAGGAGGATTTTAAAGATAGTTTTAGGTGTTGGAGCTCTTATTGTAAATCTAAAAAAGTAATGAGAGACAATGAGAGATGTATTTGGTTGGCTATCCTTTGGAGCTTATGGTTGGTAAGGAATGGTATCGTCTTAAACACCGGTTGGGTCACCCGTGACATGGTTTGGGGTTGTAAGGCGATTGTTTGGAGGTGATCCTTTATCGAGAATATTTCTCATACCAATTGCAATTTATATGCTTTTGACAAAAACTCATTGTTCTACTTAAGTTAAATGTCAATTGGTGGGAAATTTTCCTCTTGTGGTTTTAGCCTCTTTTTTGGTAATCTCGTCTCGAGACCCTTTGTTTTGTAATATTTATCTTGCTTTCtggatgttttttttaataaatatatcaatgtttgttttttttaatatcaaaCCACATAGTTTTTAactctttaaataaataaaaatattttttaattttaccataatttttcttataaatattataattaaacatattatcgtgtttaaaaaaattaatactacGTAAATTATTCAATCCAATGACACTAATTTGGCTGCAAATCAAACTTGCTAAAACAaccaataatttaatatatttacaaAATTAAGTAGTGTCGTTCTTGAAACACTCTTTAATtaatatactttttattttctatGGAATATATTATCACTTCAATATTATAAGAATTAATTATCTATAATCactaatacaaaaaatatttgttaagTCGGATAAATATAGCTTGTTAAGTCGGTTCTGCACCTGACTCAAAATTAGAAATGTAACAAGTCCTTTAAGTCGGACTTTGGATCCGATTTAAGAAAGTATGATTTAAGTCGGTGTAACGCTAAACCGATCTAACAAATATATCTCTAAATTTAGTTAGCAAAATTTATCCAAACAAACTATCACTTCAaaactaaaatattaaattttgtcaCCAAACCAAATATTATTttacatgaaaatatttttgttaagTGAGGAAGTGACCTTCAAAGGGTAACTTTTAAAGGCTTAGCAAATTCAGTAAACTTGGTTTCTTCAAGAGCTTTGAAAATATCTTCAACCATAATAATTTGTCTCTTGGAATCCTTTATTGATGTCATTATCCCTGCATGAAGGAAAAACACTATTCACTGTGCCACAACAAGTGGATAGTTTTGGGAAGTTCCTCCACCCTCgccatttaataaataatttttttctcgtgacaaatatttatgaaaaattttgtattttctttattttgtattaatcaatgataaatatttttaacataatCAGAAAATGTTGAAAATACAattgaaaattataaatatttttaatgcaTTAGTAGTTGAAATAACACtatatttaaaatgtcaaaaaatgaaTTAGATGTCAtaactttaaaataatataaaaattattcggtcattaatttgttaaaaaaaactcttttaaatatatattaaactcaaattaatatattataattattactttttattttaaaattataaaaaatactaaaTTTAATTAAAGAACTAGTGagaaatattttgtatatatatgaAATATATACTTAAAAAACCTTTTGAGTGATTTGTTTTTAGAAATACAATTTGAATAAAACTGAAGTGTAGAAAAAATTGGTAGAATTAGAGTTTTGACTTAATAAATTatgtataatttaaaaaattcaataaacttATAATTACcaatatattattgattttttttataattaataatgaaaatataaactaacttatattgaatattttaaatttaatctatATTATTTGTCTATTTATCATCATTTTAAGTAAAATATAACTCAAACAATTTAACAATGTTTTATAAAGGTAGACCTTTCTCGGTGCAACACCAGTGACTCTAAATTTTAAGAGgttcaatttttttcaattaaaaaataaatagattttaaatttaatttttcaaaaatacatgtaaaatcataatttatttttaagtatttgttattttatatacatttttaaaaaacaggtataaaattatattttttagaaattatatgtttttttttaatttaactctgTTTTATAAATAAGAACAGGGTCTCCGAATTAATTGGGCCGACCCTGTCTAGACTAAacatattcatatatatatatatatatatatatatatatatatatatatatatatatatatatatatatatatatatatatatatatatatatatatatatatatatatatatatatatatatatatatatatatatatatatatatattagtattaAAAAGTTAAGAAATAAAGTTTAAGTAatacgaaaaaattgagtttcACATCAATGAGTAATTCATAAACATGAAAAAATTAATAACATGTTGTTAgtgaaagttaaaaaaaaactattatttaatTACCTAAATATTGGAAACAAATTAAAAGTATGCCACAACAAGAATACTTTCTCTTTACAACAAGAATACTGCCTCCGTTAACTTATAGTCTATAAATATAGTGTCATCACTTTCTCTTTACAATATACTCCTTCTTTCCTCTGTTAACAAAAATACTCTCTCTTTACAATCCACTTCCTCTGTTAACAAAAATTAGAGTTTTCACTTCCTTTGTTGCTATGAAAAAGGTCacatattttcatcttcttttcatcttcttcatttgtttCTTTGTGACAACCAACTCCTTACCTCTTCCATGGTTGAGTCCATTTTCTAAATGGAAAACAACCTTGTACCAACAACCCCCTACGAATCCAGATATCAAAACATTTTATTATGAACAAGTGATAGACCACTTTAATCAAGTACCAAATAGTTATGTAACTTTTAAACAAAGGTACTTTGTTAATTTCAAGTATTGGGGTGGTGCTAACTCTAGCTCCCCAATATTTGCTTATTTTGGTGATGAATTTGAGTTGATGGTGGATCCTGAAGATTTTTTGACAGACAATGCGGGTTCCTTTAAGGCTTTACTTGTGTACATAGAGGTACTAAAGAGAACTTCTTTAATATTCAATctataaactaattttttttttttttgtttttattctgTTGATATTTATAATTTTCTTCTCAGCACCGCTTCTATGGAAAATCAATTCCATTTGGATCAATTGAAGAAGCGTATAAGAATACAAGTACAATGGGTTATTTCAACTCAGCTCAGACCCTTGCCGATTATGCAGATGTGCTGTTGTATTTAAAAAACACATTACACGCCCAAGAGTCTCCGGTGATTGTGATGGGAGGTTCATACGGGGGAAGTTAGTTTCGAAAACTCTTTTGCTTTTAATTCTTTCATTCTGTGTAACAAGCATTTTTATAGGAAAAAGGAAAATATATTAATGTAACAAACTATAAATCAGCTTATTATGTGGATTATGCAGTAAGTGGAAATGAACAAATAACTTAGAATTTCTGACTTGTGTAATTAGACTAACTATTGTTAACAAAGTCTTTATAGTGTTGTCTTAGCTAATGCTATGTATTTGTTAATTATGCAGTGCTTGCTGCATGGTTTCGCCTTAAATATCCACATGTGGCCGTCGGTGCCTTGGCGTCATCAGCTCCCATACTCTACTTCGACAATATAATTCCAGAGAATGCATACTTCGATGTTTTTACCAGAGATTTTGAAGTAAATCACTGcactttatttataattatttgattagatttgatttatcaaaaacaattgatcaagatgatttggtttgatgataaattaattaattgtatGCAGGAAATCAGTGAAACATGCTCAAAGTTTATATTAAATTCTTGGTATGAGATAGACAAAGTTGCCTCTCAGCCAAATGGTCTTTCGATTTTGAGCCAAAAATTCAACACTTGCTAGTAAAATGAACAATTCTTATCTATTTCCTTTTCATTTGTTGTTGTTTAAACTATTATTTAAATGCAAGTTAGTTTTATACATATTTCTACATTTTGCAGTCCATTGGAAAACACAAAAGAGTTGAAAGAATATTTGGAAAACTTTTATAGCATAGCAGTTCATTTAAGCTATCCTCTAGTTGAGACTATATGTAACGTCATTGATGGAGCGGCCTTTGGAACCGATGTTCTCAGTAGAATAAATGGAATTACTTATCTTTTTGAACCAAACGACACATGCAAAGTTAATCTAAATAAATATGCTAAAAATACATTTCCCATTTGGGACAGGGGTTGGAAATGGCAGGTAGCtgcatttaaataattattggatgctTTTTCATATTATTTCATGCACATGTAgctcattaatttaaaaataatatgatttattATATATTCAGACATGCAGTGAAATGGTGATGCCCATTGCCAAAGGAAATTCTTCCATGTTTCAACCTGAACCCTTCAACTTCCACAAATTTGCTAAACAATGTAAGAAAGATTTTGGTGTCATTCCTCGCCCTCACTGGATCACGACGTATTATGGAGGCCGCGTAAGTAGTTATATAACCGTTAGGTGTCAATTCAATAACAAAGAATTAATTCTTCATTTTGATTAATGGCAGAATATCAAATTGGTACTGCAAAAGTTTGGAAGCAACATTATTTTCTCCAATGGATTAAAAGATCCATATAGTAGTGGCGGGTAAATACGTAAAATCTAAATCTAAATTCATTCATCTTAATTATTTTAGGACTAACTTCATGTGGGTTTTATGTACTTCAGGGTTCTGAAGAATTTATCAGATAGTATTATTGCCCTTACAACAGTTAATGGTGGGATGCAATATTATTGTAGTCAAATTATGAGCAACTAATTTTTATCTTAATGtaaatcaattaattatattataaatgttgATTTTTCAGGAACTCATGTCATGGATATGTCAGGTGCAAATGAATATGATCCAGATTGGTTGGTTGACCAGCGTAGAAAAGAGGTGAAGATTATCAAAGGATGGCTCAACCAATATTACGTTGAATTGTCAATGTTCCAGATGCAGTGATATAACATGGGCGTGAGTGTTAGAAATATAGCTTGTAATTTGTGACTACTCTTGTTCACTGTTGGCAATGGAAAAATGATTAAATTGCAAATGTCGAATTTCAATTTATGTTCTCTACCCACTTACAATAATTAATTTGTTTGACTAAACATATGGATAAAGTTATGATAAAGTTTGAATCTGCAagaaaaattagtgtttcataACATAAGAATTAAATGTGACGCTTATTTTCTCAATTACAGCAACAAGTATCTCATCCCTCTCCCTATCACCAGGTTAATTAGCAACAACAGATTTCGTAATAGCCGTACCCGACATTAGCTTGCTCCCGTGCTTCAAATACAAAAGTGTAACATTAACAAGTCAATAAAACCATGCTTGACAAATAACTAAACGCATGCAGCAAGTGATTGATCATTTGTTTCTACAAAAATTTACAATAAAAATGGAAGTCGGACCATCGGGCATATGTGTAGTCTAAATCACAACCGGCTCATTAAAAACATATGACTTCAAAACCTCCATAGACGTCATTTGCACATAACCAAAAGCCTAGAACAAATCAACATAAGtaacatggttttaaattgcggttgcggctgCGGATGCGGTTGCGGTTGCAGTCACTGCGGTTGCGGCTATTGCGGTTGTTGCGATGCGGAATGCGGTCGTTGCGGCGTGAATTCATATTTATGAAcataaaatatgatattttattatttattttcgatttcacatatcttccatttcctctctaaattttcatatatatctCATTAATAATTCGTCACCCTTTTGAATATAACTAAtccttttaaaatatatcttaaatctacgatataattaaaaaagaagGTAGACCAAATAATTTTCGCGAACATTGCATAATCTCTTGCGGCCTGATGCGGCTTGATGCGGCCGATGCGGTGTTATGATGCGGCCGATGCGGTGATATGATGCGGTTTTTTATTGTGATTTgcaatcacaccgcaattgcggccTGATGCGGATGCGGACACTACCGCAACCGCAATATTGCGGCCGCATTAGGTGATGCggtccgcaatttaaaaccatgataaGTAAAACTAGATACTTGAATATTTCAAATGCAAACTATTAAAAACCCAATTCAACCAAAGAACAACAATACCCCCGATAAATACTTGCAATCATTTCATCAAGCAGTTCATACACAAGCACAAAATTCTTCCTAAAAGAACCTTCATCAAGAACACCGAGGTAATCTTTGATAACTCGTGCGGTTCTTAGCAAAAGTTCCAAACAATAGAAGGCAAAACATAACTCTAGTAgtagcaacaaacaacaatccaacaACCTTAACATGGGAGTAGTTCACACCATCTACATTCtatcaaaacaaaatcaaaaacagTAAAAATAAACCCAGTGCTAGAACTATTTCAACATGATAAATAATTCAACATTATGAAACAAAATACCTACAAAAACAGGTGGAGCTTCACCATCAGTGTCCTCTTTCCAGAACTTGACTTTTCGAAAAAATGTTTCTACACTTCCCTTCTGTACTTCACCACGATCTGCTGTTAAGGGGGTGAAAATTAGCGATGAGTTTTGAAAAATGATGGTGAGAATATGGATTGGAAATGAACAGAGACCGTCATGGATGACGATGTTGTCGCCTCTTTGGGAAAGGACGAAGAACTGAGAAATCATGGTTGTGTTGTTACTGTGTTCTTTCTTTGCAAAAAGGGAATAAAAAATGGAGGCCCCCAAGTTCCCTATCTAATTACTGTTGGATGATTAGAATAAGTCAATTGCAGTGTAATtggttttgaagtgtttttggaaaACAGCTTATTTGAGAAGCTATTTTGAAAAAGCTGTCAGActactccaaaaaaaaaaaaccagaaaaatatttCTGTTTTTAGGCTGTTTTGTTTAGCTTTTGTTTGTTACTTTGTTTAGTGTTAGTAGGCACTATATATACATTTTGTAACATGTTGAATGATTTAATGCCATATGATTTTTTACTCTCTCAGTTAATCTCTATTCTCTCTAAACTTGATCTTTCCCAATTCTCCAATTTCAACAAAATTATCCATCACCTCCATTGATTCACATACAAGGTTTTGTGCTtgttccaacatttggcatcaagagctttggttacAATAGTATTCCGCTGCAATGTCCGTTTCAAACGACAAGATCCCCACCAatcttcccattcttgattcaaAGAACTACAACAAATGGTGCAAACAAATGAAAGTTCTGTTTGGCTACCAAGACGTGCTCGATGTGATTACTACCGGTGTTACCCCTCTTGCTGAAGAGGCTACAGCTGCCCAACAAGCCACtcacaaagaagagaagaagaaagactaCAAGGCTCTCTTCTTGATACATTCTTGCGTCGATGAAGACAACTTCGAAAAGGTTGGTGATTGTGACTCGGCGAAGAAAGCTTGGGATATACTCGAGAAGGCGTATGCGGGAGTTGACAAAGCGAaggtggtgaggttacaaactcacaagaggcaGTTTGAATTACTTcaaatggaagagaaggaaacgGTCAACGATTACATAACGCGTGTGACGCGTTTGGTGAATCAAATGAAGGCTTGCGGTGAGTCAGTTTCGGAGGAAAACATTGTGTCGAAGGTGTTGCGTTCTTTAACGGCAAGATTCGACAACATTGTTGTTGCGATTGAAGAATCGAAGGATCTCAAGACCATGACGAAGGATGAACTACAAAGTTCATTGGAGGCTCATGAACAAAGGATGGATGAAAGAGGAAACGATAAGGCAAAAGCGGAAGTGGCTTTACAAGCTCGTTTCAATGAGAAGAATAAGAGAtcgaaagggaaatggtcttCTAGAGATAAGAAGAATTTCCAGAATTTTGGTGAAAAAAATCCACAAAATTCAAGAGGACAGAGAGGAGAAGGAACCTCCAAGGATGGTAGTCAAGGCAACTACAAGCCGCTCGATAAAAGTACCAAGAGATGTTACAATTGTCAAAAGCTTGGACATTTCTCAAGAGATTGTCGTTTCAAGCGCAAGGAGAGTGATGCGGATGAAGCTAAGGTTGCTAGGCAAGAAGTGGATGATGATAACACACTTCTTGTGGTGATTACGGAGGAGAATAATGGCATGGACAGCAGTAGAAAGTTGCTGGATAGCAACTACTGCAGTACCGAAAAAATGCAGAGAACGCATTCGGAGAAAAATGCACTGGTAACGGTTCGAGATGGAGTCCAAGGTAGTGATGAGTGGTACTTGGATTCTGGTTGTTCGACTCATATGACGGGTAGAAAGGATTGGTTCGTGAAGATCAATCAAGCCACGCGAAGTAGAGTGAGATTCGCGGATAACACGACTTTAGTGGCCGATGGTGTCGGTGATGTTTTGATCATGAGAAGGGATGGTGGTCATTCCTTGATCAAAGATGTATTGTATATTCCTGGAATCAAATGTAATCTTTTAAGTATTGGCCAATTGCTTGAAAGAAATTACACGGTTCGCATGGAAAACAAGGTTTTGCGCGTTTTGGACCAAAACGGTGTTTTGATCCTTAAGGCTCCTATGGCTGCCAATAGAACTTTCAAGATTGAGTTGAAAGTTATGGAGCATAGGTGCTTAGCTACTGCTGCAAGTCGTG
Above is a genomic segment from Vicia villosa cultivar HV-30 ecotype Madison, WI unplaced genomic scaffold, Vvil1.0 ctg.000752F_1_1, whole genome shotgun sequence containing:
- the LOC131630933 gene encoding uncharacterized protein LOC131630933, which gives rise to MKKVTYFHLLFIFFICFFVTTNSLPLPWLSPFSKWKTTLYQQPPTNPDIKTFYYEQVIDHFNQVPNSYVTFKQRYFVNFKYWGGANSSSPIFAYFGDEFELMVDPEDFLTDNAGSFKALLVYIEHRFYGKSIPFGSIEEAYKNTSTMGYFNSAQTLADYADVLLYLKNTLHAQESPVIVMGGSYGGMLAAWFRLKYPHVAVGALASSAPILYFDNIIPENAYFDVFTRDFEEISETCSKFILNSWYEIDKVASQPNGLSILSQKFNTCYPLENTKELKEYLENFYSIAVHLSYPLVETICNVIDGAAFGTDVLSRINGITYLFEPNDTCKVNLNKYAKNTFPIWDRGWKWQTCSEMVMPIAKGNSSMFQPEPFNFHKFAKQCKKDFGVIPRPHWITTYYGGRNIKLVLQKFGSNIIFSNGLKDPYSSGGVLKNLSDSIIALTTVNGTHVMDMSGANEYDPDWLVDQRRKEVKIIKGWLNQYYVELSMFQMQ